The nucleotide sequence TTGGgcaaggagggagaagaggaggatgagaagttGTATGGGGCAGCTGTGGAATCAATAGGGGCAGTGGGACCATCTAAAGGTCAGGAAGGCTCGGTGCCTGAGGAAACCCTGGGAATTGCGACAGCCCTGGAGGCGAGTGAAGAGCTGCTCTTTGAGGCTGGGAGTCCTGATACAACCATTACCTCTGCTGCAGCGGACCTGCCTCTATTCCAAACCCAACCTGTCGTACCcagcaaacactcacacacccaggccGTGGCTATcgtcccagcctccctccaccccactccACCAGCCAGCTCCTCGTGGCCATCAGAAAAATCTCCTGTACTGCCACATGCATCTGTctccggctcctcctcctccagctgctcctctccatccagGTCTGCGGCTACATTGTCTTCTTCCAAGCCATTCCTCAGTCTAGTTCGCTCCCTCTCCAACGACGTTGAGTCAAAAGACACCGCGtccgccctgccccctccccctgggcgCCATCGCCACATGATGAAATCTTTCGTCAAGTCTCTGTCCACTGACACGTCCAAACCTGACCACCAGGAGATGTCGCATCCTCACCAACTGGCCCAGACCGCGCAGCACCAACGTCCTCCAGAGTCCAGACGCAACATGCAGCTCTTCAAGCAGTTCTCCCAGCCCCGCCtgtgcacccccaccccccctgtcaCCCCCAGGGCTGGGGGCGACTCGAAAACTGCTccgtcctcccccctgtcctcgcCAGATGGCAGGTCCTTCTTCAAGGTCCAGGAGGTGGAGGCCAGGATAGAAGATACCAAGCGCAGGCTGTCGGAGGTGATGTGCGAACCTTTACAGTTGCTGAGTAAGATAATGGGGGATGAAGGTGGGACAGTGAGTGCAGGAGGAGCCGCCACTTTCATGACCCCCCATCGATCCAAATTGCTCTCCTCCAGCGCCTCAGAGCTCAGCACTGTGCCAGCTCTTAACGGGCATGCCGAAAGCAACAACAACTACAGtatcaaggaggaggaggggggcgagctggaggaggagacccCCACAGGCCAAGGCCCAGACATAGTTTTCTTCTCCTTCCCAGCCTCTGCTCAAGCTCCAGCCCACAGCCAgaacttctccccccctcttcccaggTCGCCCTCCTTGGGCCTGGGCCGCTGCACCATGTCTGCCCTGGTGGctcggcaggaggaggaggacttttGCGAGTTGTACAGCGAGGACTTTGAGCTGTGCACAGACGAGGAGACCCCTGAGGGGGAGCACCCCGAGTCACGGCAGCCTCACACTGGCAGCACTGGCATCTGTAGCGAGGTGGagagtgaggtggaggaggaggaggagctgtccaGCGTGCCTATGACAGCGTTGGTCTTTCTCACGCAGTTGGTGTACCTCTACCTGGTTTTACCCGTTCCATCATACATGTGTGCAGTGGTCCAGGGGGTCGTGGCCGGGTTCATGCTGGCCATCCTGGTCCTCTGGTTGTCCGCCCCTGGAGGAACTTCATACGGGCTGAGGAAACTCAGACGGAGGGGCCAGCAGTGGAATGTAGCCCAACTGGACATCAAAGAACCAGGCGTCTTCAAGGTAGGTTATTTCAGACTTTGTGACAGTTGGGTCGTGATTACACTTGCTGTTCGGTTCTCTTGGTCCAGACCAAAAAAGAAAATTATACATTTAGTCCAAGTTCGATTAGCGTTCACACTGGCATTTTTAACACCGAACCTAAACAAAAGGCATAAGAGTGGCACACACCAAACAATGGAGTTAGTCCTTGCAAGAAACTGTTCCATTATAGTAGATTAAAAGCTAAGGATTTGGTCAAAATGTGGTAATCAGAGTTATCAGACGTGGCCTCCGAGGTATTGTGTGGCCATCTCACAGTGGGCTAGCTATCTGTCATTACTTGGAACTGATGGCCCATAGCTACTGTACATCTTACAACAAGATTAGCTGAGCTTGCAGCAAGGACTTTTGTTGATATCATCTACATGATAGTGGCTGGCTAATGCATTACATTTACCCACTGGCTTTTTATgtggtgtacagagaggacAGCTACATCTCTCTGTGTCATTACCTGATATGTGTTTAGCTAAGGGAAAAGGTTTGTCACAGTTTAGTGGTATAGAGGAGGTATCAAGCGTTTGGTTGCCAGGTTTCGTAATGAGTGATCAAATCAAAAAACATTTCTCAATTGGTGTGTCTCATGAGAGTTTTAGTACTTGTTGTAGTACCAATGACCAGAAATTACTTGAAGCACACATGCCAAGATTTCCGATAGAATAAAGATAACACTATTTTATTTTGTCTCTGTACCTTTATCCTGGGGTCAACCAGCAGTATTAAAGTATATGTCTGTGTTACGCATGCTTTCTAGTGCTAGCTATTTGCCTCTTCTTTTCCTTTAAAGTCCAGTTGCACTGGAAACAATTTGAAGGAGCAATTGTTATGGTGACGCAAGAGatgatatatgtgtgtatgtgtttgtttgtgaaagcctgttctgtatgtgtgtgtgtgtgtgtgtgtgtgtgtgtgattgtagtACGTGTGTGTACCTAACCTGCGTGGGCTCAAAGTTGCAAAACATAAAGCCCTGATGCCCACAAGCTATATCTGTGCCGGAAAGAAGCGGCCACATGAAAACGGAGCATTGTGTAGAACCTAGCAGGCTGACGGAGGAGGGGACAGTGGTCATCTCACagctctctcacccacacccaTTCTGCGAGGTCATCCTCATCCATGCCTGCTCAGGATGTTGTAATGCTAGTCTCAAGAtagaaagtagatttttgggATTGCACTGATGAAAAATATATTGCACTGATTACAAATAGTCAGTTTCTGGTGTGTGAATTTCACACTCCTGTACCAATTACAGTTGAAATcccctttttgtgtgtgtgtgcgtgtgtgtgggtggggggttgtgtgtctgtgttcttgtACAAATCTATTTCTTTGTCATCAGGGCTGGATGAATGAGATCCAGAGCTATGACCCAGAGACTTACCATGCCACACTGACCCACTCTGTCTACGTGCGACTGGAAGGCGCCACCCTTCGACTCTCCAAGCCCAACCGAAACATTGCACGCCGCGCAACCCACAATGAGCCCAAACCTGACGTCACCTACATTAGCCAGAAGATCTATGACCTGGCTGACAGCAAGGTAGTTTAAAATCTTTGTATGTATTTGTAGgacagtgtgtatgtctcttgCAATTGGAGTGGAGAAGATATTGACCATGCATGTTTACACGTATGGGTtgaatgtgtctttgtgtgtgcatggaacTGTGTTaatagggagagacagagtatgTCTTGCCATATCATGCATATGGGAGTGATCCTTTGCAAATAGGTCATGTTTATACATAATAGGTCATGTGCTTGGGAACAAAGTACATGTGAGACATAGTAAATGTCACATAGTACCTCACAAGTCCTACAGTTTGTATCCTTTGTATGTTTAGTTTACATGCTGCTGGTTTATTATAGACACTCATTTTAGGCTCTCAATTGAACAATGCCTGTTTGTCTAATACAGACTCAGTCACACAAGACAAGGAGAAGGGTGTCCCTTGTAGCTTGAAACTGACACTAACGTTTGACTCTACAGAGACACTTTAGTGTGCGTCCATCTGCatttgtctatctgtctctgtgtccacAGATCCACCTGGTGCCCCAGAGCCTAGCCAGGAAGCGTGTGTGGAACAAAAAGTACCCCATCTGTATCCAGCTGGCCAAGCAGGATGACTTCATGGCCAAAGCCCAGGGAGAGAGGTCTgagcctggggaggagagggggaccgtGGGGgttgagaggctggagggagccggggtaggagaggagaccagGAGACTGCCAGGGGGGGAGCTGACTCTCTACTTGtttgggaggactgggagagaaaaggaagagtGGTTCCGGAGGATCCTGATGGCATCCAAGTCAAggttggaggggaggagtggcagTCTGCCAAGAGTGAAGAGTGGTTAGtggatgcacacagacacatgcacacacagacacacacacacgtgccatgCTCTTTCTCTGACATACTctttgtctctcattctctttttgttctgtctctcatgttttctcacacaagcacaggtAGGTACATCACCTAATCACAAAACGTGTGTCTAACTGCACAAGTATGAGATCTGTGCCTAAGCTGCGTAAGAGTGGAATCTTAAGCTAGTGCTAAGCTAGgcttccacccctccacagagCAGTGGGACTGGGTCAGGAGGATTACACACTTATTGAGACGTAGTACATTGTCTGATTATTGTACTCCACTGTAAAATTTGTCACCAAGTATAAATCCATGCTTACATATTTCACTTTGGAGTGCTAGTACAGTATGGAATGTCCgcagtgtctgtgtttgtgcaaaTATAGCACAAAAATatcaaatatactgtataaattACCTAATTGTATACAGATGACAAAAGCAGTATGTGAATCCTTCTTCTATTTTTTTCCACACTTCTGCCTCCATCATCcgcactccaaacacacacactaacacacacacagccttccccCACTCCCACAGTCGCAGTGGCAGTGGCCagactggaggagcaggtgcaagcgcaggaggaggagcaggaggagggttgGGCTCCCAGAGCAGGAGCAGCAGCCGGGGCAGTCTGATGGAGGAGGTGCCCCCATCCCATCCCCATAATTCCTGGGGAAGTCTGGCTGGTGGTGTCCGTCAGAAGATGCTGCTGGACTATAGCATCTACATGGCCAAGTATGTGAGCTCCACGCCCCCCCTGGACAGCCCTACCGCCTCTACCAGCCCCCCTGCTCTCAGCCCAACCACCAGCCCAAGAACCAGAATGAAGGTAATAACTTATTGCTTGGCTATAAATATAATTTGTCCAGTACATACATTCTATGTTCTAATGTGCTAGTGTAGATAACGGGACAGtctcacagtacagtacatacttCCAGTTGCCAAGAAGTCAAGGGGAGCGGGCTGAGCCAGAGGCCTGGGTCAATGCCCTCCTAGGGAGGATCTTTTGGGACTTCCTTGGGGAGAAGTATTGGGCTGACATGGTCTCCAAAAAAATCCAGATGAAGCTCAGCAAAATCAGGGTGGGTGCTGACTCTTTGACCTGCCTTGTTTCAAAAAGagtcataaaaacacacacacatgtcccttTCTCTGTATTTGTCCCAGCTGAgaggtgttgtgtgtttcagctGCCCTACTTTATGAATGAGCTGACTCTGACAGAGCTGGACATGGGTGTGGCCCTTCCAAAGATCCACCAGGCCTCCAAACCCTCTGTGGACCATCAAGGTAGACCCCTGTGGAAGTACAGCCCCTccaccctttctgtctctctctctctttcttgttctctctttttttccctctctccattttccctctctgttctctgtgtctcccACCCCCTTGTCTGGAGTTGGACTCTGAATGAACACCACGCTCTAGTGGCTATATTCATTAAACTTCCCGTTCCCTGTCATCCTTCCCtttttcccttcttccctcctcctctccatccatttCTGAATTGTCTGAAAAGGGACTCTTCAATTTCCACCTGCAAAACTTCAGGGAAAAGAGTCGCTCATTCTCACAGTCACCAGAGTATCTGACAGAAAACtaaggaaagaagaggagagaggagggtagagaggagggagacgtaAGGGAGGATAGGGGGGCGCACTTTACTATTTGATTCAACTCTCAAGTGACATGGAGGcagagggtggggtgtgtgtttgtgtgagtttatgtgtgtgtttggggaatAGATTTAACGGGGGTGAATGTTTTTAACCTATAGAGATGGTTTACTCAAGTACCTTTTCTCATTTGCTATCTTGCCATTTCTCCTTGGTTCACAGCAAGACTCAAAAATGCAGTCCGTGTTTCACAGGGAATATTCCCCAGGCATTATCAGCCGACTACTGCTCCTAATGAGTCCTGGGGGATTACTCTACGGTCATCAGCAGCTCTGTGCTCCGTTCCACCAGAAGTGAAGCTAGAAACTACACATAGAGCTAAAAGCTCTATAATAGATCAAAAGTTATCTTCCTGAATGTGCAGAAAACTTGCCCGTTCTTTACTGCTTTGTCATTGATCTTCCTctcgttgttctttgaattttgagagagcaggagacagaaagagagagggagagacataaaaagcgagagagaagagatacaAAACAGAATTTCCTTAGAAAGGAATAAGGCTTTGGTATGTTTATTACTTTTTCTTGAGCCAAAAGACAAGAGCTCAGCTTATTTAGTGTTGGCTCATTTTGTCTCACTACAGGGTGTAACTGGGTTCAGTCAAATAGTACATCAGCAGGCTACATCTCCAATAGGACCCCAACCTCCCTTCTCTGGCAGGAATTCAGATCCCTCCCTCCTATATCAGGAAGTTGCCTGGCGAGACCAGCCAATCAGTGGAGAGGCTGGCTGAGAGATGACCTTTGTGGTTGTTGGGAAATGCTTCATCTTTCTGGCAGCTCAGTGTGACATTTTACAGCTGTTGGGAGTCTGGCAGGCAGGAGAGTCTAAGGTTAGTCCACTGAAACAAAATTAATTAAGCTCTCCCATTTGATAACTTAATCTAAAGGTTAGTTAGTAAGGTTAAAGCCTCATACCAATTTTAGAGGGAGTGCAGATAGAGCGTTGCTTGATATTCTGGCATTGCATTAAAAACTATTCATGTTTGGGAACCTGTGTTGTAattgtttaaagatcctgtaaagtggaattgaaaacgagttttaagttcatcacaccacagaagaatctgttgttaactacccatccaaattcgaatggaaaaaaacagacaagtatgttacaTTAGgagaaatcgtgagaaaatctgcAGAATATCAAACATGTCAACATGTATTTGTGACCTGCCACAAGGGGGGGATAGAGACCAGGGTGCCCTTCCTGCTCCGGATGGACCTCTTGGGAGACTGTGGTGTGAATCAACTTTTTAGTAatgcctcatctcctctccctccctgtttatATTTAcaccccctctttcccctctgctcctgtctctccgaCTTTCCTACTCTCTCTCAACTCCTCTGCCATCTCTGATTTCTTCTGCCTTCCAACAGGGCTGTGGTTTTACCTGGAGGTATCCTACACAGGCTCTTTCCTCATGACCCTAGAAACCAAAATGAACCTGGCTCGTCTGGGGAAGGAGGGTGAAGGCCTGGGGGAGCAGGGCAAGGAGGGGTAGgaaaacacatacactcaaagTTTCTACCTAGAAGGTGTTGTAATGTGCTTGGGCAAAACACCATTTGGTGGCACTCCTTACTGGAGTCAGGTGTTGTATGTGAAACAATATGGTCTTATTGAATGAATGTGTTTACATGGTTTAATGACCCTATCTTTGTCACTGCTAATAATGTCAGTGAATGTGGGGAGGTACAGCTGCTttcatttctctcttccttgtATTTACTGAACTATTTCTCTCTGGTCACTCCTTTTCTGGATGCTAACCTCCTTGGATGTGCCTTTTCTGTGATGGGTGAGTTTGGAAAAGCTTGCTATATCAACCCAAAACGAGTAAATTCATATTTTTTCCATCTCTCAAATGACGCATCTTTGTTTTGAAAGTCATTCTCACAGCCAAATCTCTGAATGAACACTGTTAATATTTTGTTAAGTCGGAACTGGAATTCTTTTATGCTTGGAAAGTGCTCTTTGTGGATTCAGTCTAACATAAATCTGAGTAAATCCTCCAGCTTAACATTAGAGATGGCATTTGGAGTCACCGGGGAATGGATTTAGTTGTTGGCGTAAATGGCTCTCTTTTCAAGAATACTCTGGGGTTCAAATTGTAGAATTTTCTCTGACAGAAATAAGAGCCTTGTTGAAAACGGATTAGCTTTGTCGCATTTCAAGCCTGGTGGTTGTCTGGTGCCACCCCAAATTCTGATCACAGCTTTGGTCCCATCAAGAAGATACTTAccctgtgtaactgtgtgtgtgtccaggcccagACCGCGGGCCTACTGTCTGGCTGACAGTGATGAAGAGTCCTCCAGTGCAGGTTCCTCGGATGAAGAGGATCCCCCAGAACTCCTCACCGACAAAACCACCCTGCCAGGGGCAGAAGGGTGAGCAACACTCAGTCATATCTGctgtcacacagacatacagtacatacataaagTAAAGCAAAAATTCTTTCAGAAATAATGACATTTCAATCAGGACACTCACATACTGATTAATTTATTGATAACCATAGACAAagaaataggtttgactttggcggagtggatgtatcaaggggaagcactccctgcctctagcATTAGTGAACAACATATGCCACGTTCCAAATTATGCAAATTATATATTTATCTGATTTTCCTAAATAGTTGATGCAAATGACAGTCAGTATAATTTTTTAAAAGTCATCAACCCTTCGAGATAATAAATTCTTTATACggccacatattaaaataagaAAATTAAGACACTTTTCAGTCCTCCTCATATTAAAGCAATAATGATAACGATCATTATACGATCATGATAGTGTTGCCAGATTGGAAATGGCGAAGTATCGTACCAAAGGCTCAAAATTATTGTATTTGGTAGTGCTAAGtactaaacaaaaacagagacatttctcttatctgaatctgttatggaaccaaattgccaatatgcatatttttctatggctctgcggcccagcaactcaactttcataacattttgttcaggaagcctcAACCTCAATGCTAAACCTTAAAACGATAACTGTAATATGATGTTCTACCGTCGCTGGAGCTGTATCAGACGCTGGCGTAGTGATAAATTGTGACTGACTGGTGAACTGTGGAAATATCGTTGAAAGAAGAAATGCGCTGccagatgtcaaaagaaacccttctttccatccatccatccatccatcatcttccgcttatccgggggtcgggtcgcgggggcagcaacctaagcagggaggcccagacttccctctccccggccacttccaccagctcttcctgggggaccccgaggcgttcccaggccagccgagagacatagtccctccagcgtgtcctgggtcttccccggggcctcttcccagtgggacgtgcccagaacacctcaccagggaggcgtccaggaggcatccttatcagatgcccgagccacctcaactggcccctctcgacgcggaggagcagcggttctaccctgagcccctcccggatgaccgaatcggattggtttcttgtttcttgtaacgtagcaaccgttggtcatgataaacatttctaggtttcacaatttcaagatggaggagaaacttttcgttatgtgtctgcacacccagttctgttcagaacaaagttatagtgtcttactgagtgtacttcgtgactgccatctgactgtaagtaaccagagtttgtttcaaaaCTTTTcctcaaggacagagggtaaaggccgcaatatgcttctgcgtctccgtttacggatgggcgggcgcacggatacacacggatacggacggatagactgtgtttatggttctccgtaggctgtgggtgctgaaaaaaattcaccgccagaagattaggtggcgcaacgtttttttgtaaatcgtcgtggagtgtttatttacctaggttatcgagaagtcggagcaaatttacaaattagccgtttcatcaataaaatacgcacattttcagcaactacactgcccatttctcgtcacattttaattcagatgctgatttacatgtactgtttagctgaaatatgaattgtgaaaacttacagcaatggcggtcaaaggattctgttcgtcctgtttatcccggcaaccccgcccccgcccctgacgcaagcgattcttaatactgaccaatcacagtcaagggggtctccgtagctctccgtcgctcacgacggatagttagaaaattcaggaggtgcacgtcgagctctccggggctctccgagggctgacggagagctcgtagagggcgttactcggagaagagggcgttcccatgtgtccgtttttgtATTGACAAAACATGTATTCttctgtaatcttgcactagtaaaatcttacacttacataaatgttgtgtaaaagtggtattttgattgatattgtgagtacatgaacccaaatctgcacgcttggccatgactacaacagtgaccttagagaactacaactctgtattaacttgtctaacacgcccccgtgcgtggtgtactgtgggaaggcaagcgatgcagagcgttaaaaaacgctgcagtatGAACGCAGcgtaacagtgcgttcacactgcagcggagcacGCGGCGcgcggcgtcggcttccaattcattttcaattaaaccaggcgttgacgctcgcgtagggcattgtgggaaggcgagcggagtggagcgttgcaagttggattttctcaactttatgtaaatgaggagcgtgaaaacgctagcgttggccaatcgaattggtttcttgtttcttgtaacgtagcaaccgttggtcatgataaacatttctaggtttcacaatttcaagatggaggagaaacttttcgtatgtgtctgcacacccagttctgttcagaacaaagttactaatgtgacgagcctgaatttaaagattacattaaactaataatgcatggtgcatggttgccgatgtcgtcattgttcctagtgtgtttttatagcctacttttaaattcagtctcgtcacattacgtgactgttctgtgccactgctagcccagcctacaaacgactggttgagtgaccggtggcgtaacatgtattctgctgtaatcttgcactagtaaaatcttgcacttacataaatgttgtgtaaaagtggtattttgatcgatattgtgagtacatgaacccaaatctgcacgcttggccacaCCACAGATTTGGGTACGTACATACCTTACACACCATCGCTATATCAAAAATATTCACAGCATTTATAGTTATAGTAGATACAGTACAATCAAAAGCAAATGAAACCCAGGAACTGTTGCACTGAGGCTGTTCACCAACcttggcctcacacacacaatgctaggAGGGCCATCACCTTAGAGAAGCCACAGCTCTGGAAACGAGGGAGTTCCCAATGAATAACTGATGACCCTGACTTGCTCTCTCAGCTACGTGGGAGGCCACAGGCCCAGCAAGATCATGCGCTTCGTGGACAAGATCGCCAAGTCTAAGTACTTCCAGAAGGCCACGGAGA is from Osmerus mordax isolate fOsmMor3 chromosome 3, fOsmMor3.pri, whole genome shotgun sequence and encodes:
- the tex2 gene encoding testis-expressed protein 2; protein product: MTSQGNSRSGRGSGHDASAPPPPHQTPPQRSFPGPKLQVQRSLSRDTITIHFSALGKEGEEEDEKLYGAAVESIGAVGPSKGQEGSVPEETLGIATALEASEELLFEAGSPDTTITSAAADLPLFQTQPVVPSKHSHTQAVAIVPASLHPTPPASSSWPSEKSPVLPHASVSGSSSSSCSSPSRSAATLSSSKPFLSLVRSLSNDVESKDTASALPPPPGRHRHMMKSFVKSLSTDTSKPDHQEMSHPHQLAQTAQHQRPPESRRNMQLFKQFSQPRLCTPTPPVTPRAGGDSKTAPSSPLSSPDGRSFFKVQEVEARIEDTKRRLSEVMCEPLQLLSKIMGDEGGTVSAGGAATFMTPHRSKLLSSSASELSTVPALNGHAESNNNYSIKEEEGGELEEETPTGQGPDIVFFSFPASAQAPAHSQNFSPPLPRSPSLGLGRCTMSALVARQEEEDFCELYSEDFELCTDEETPEGEHPESRQPHTGSTGICSEVESEVEEEEELSSVPMTALVFLTQLVYLYLVLPVPSYMCAVVQGVVAGFMLAILVLWLSAPGGTSYGLRKLRRRGQQWNVAQLDIKEPGVFKGWMNEIQSYDPETYHATLTHSVYVRLEGATLRLSKPNRNIARRATHNEPKPDVTYISQKIYDLADSKIHLVPQSLARKRVWNKKYPICIQLAKQDDFMAKAQGERSEPGEERGTVGVERLEGAGVGEETRRLPGGELTLYLFGRTGREKEEWFRRILMASKSRLEGRSGSLPRVKSAFPHSHSRSGSGQTGGAGASAGGGAGGGLGSQSRSSSRGSLMEEVPPSHPHNSWGSLAGGVRQKMLLDYSIYMAKYVSSTPPLDSPTASTSPPALSPTTSPRTRMKLPRSQGERAEPEAWVNALLGRIFWDFLGEKYWADMVSKKIQMKLSKIRLPYFMNELTLTELDMGVALPKIHQASKPSVDHQGLWFYLEVSYTGSFLMTLETKMNLARLGKEGEGLGEQGKEGPRPRAYCLADSDEESSSAGSSDEEDPPELLTDKTTLPGAEGYVGGHRPSKIMRFVDKIAKSKYFQKATETEFIKKRMEEVSNTPLLLTVEVQECHGTLAVNIPPPPTDRIWYGFRSPPHLELKARPKLGEREVTLAHVTDWIEKKLDQEFQKIFVMPNMDDVWLPIMHSAMDTRSNTYFGTVTSDALRDMDMDHSEPEVSDM